Proteins from one Salvelinus sp. IW2-2015 unplaced genomic scaffold, ASM291031v2 Un_scaffold5381, whole genome shotgun sequence genomic window:
- the LOC112078194 gene encoding small ribosomal subunit protein uS4, producing the protein MPVARSWVCRKTYVTPRRPFEKSRLDQELKLIGEYGLRNKREVWRVKFTLAKIRKAARELLTLDEKDPKRLFEGNALLRRLVRIGVLDEGKMKLDYILGLKVEDFLERRLQTQVFKLGLAKSIHHARVLIRQRHIRVRKQVVNIPSFVVRLDSQKHIDFSLRSPYGGGRPGRVKRKNAKKGQGGAGGADEEEED; encoded by the exons ATGCCGGTTGCCAGGAGTTGGGTTTGTCGCAAGACATACGTCACCCCTCGCCGCCCCTTCGAGAAGTCTCGTCTCGACCAGGAACTTAAACTTATCG GGGAGTATGGTCTGAGGAACAAGCGTGAGGTGTGGAGGGTGAAGTTCACCCTGGCCAAGATCCGCAAGGCGGCCAGAGAGCTGCTCACTCTGGATGAGAAGGACCCCAAGCGTCTTTTTGAAG GTAACGCCCTGCTCAGGCGTCTGGTGAGGATCGGTGTGCTGGATGAGGGCAAGATGAAGCTCGATTACATCCTGGGCCTGAAGGTGGAGGACTTCTTGGAGAGGAGGCTCCAGACTCAGGTCTTCAAGCTGGGCCTTGCTAAGAGCATCCACCACGCCCGCGTTCTCATCCGCCAGAGGCACATCCG TGTGCGCAAGCAGGTAGTCAACATCCCCTCCTTCGTGGTGCGCCTGGACAGCCAGAAGCACATTGACTTCTCCCTGCGTTCACCATACGGTGGCGGACGCCCCGGCCGTGTCAAGAGAAAGAATGCCAAGAAGGGCCAGGGTGGTGCTGGGGGAgctgatgaggaagaggaggattaa